In Candidatus Cloacimonadota bacterium, the following proteins share a genomic window:
- a CDS encoding rod shape-determining protein MreC has protein sequence MTIKKYIIPAILIVLSIAMLIGNEETRAAKASFLGKTLFFPFVSSLRTIESNHALSKDNFLLRSRLTESTLKILALQNELREYTGVASINFDITGNQFQLAEVIGYSGQFEERSLIVNKGKNDMVIPGSAVIAGNGIVGKIISVTDTYSIILPFSNPRFQVPVMSQNNGVQGILQSDIAGNILMNMVKLGSEIAAGDTIVTSNLSRLFPKGFPVGTIIRIRESADNLFLSAEISPFTLVENLEHVYILKERKNHEQQTS, from the coding sequence ATGACTATAAAGAAGTACATCATTCCTGCCATTTTGATTGTCCTTTCCATCGCTATGCTGATTGGTAATGAAGAAACACGGGCAGCAAAAGCATCTTTTTTGGGCAAAACACTGTTCTTTCCATTTGTGTCATCACTTAGAACCATTGAAAGCAATCATGCTTTAAGCAAGGATAATTTCTTGTTGCGTAGCAGATTAACCGAGAGCACGCTAAAAATACTTGCCCTGCAAAATGAGCTGAGAGAATACACCGGAGTGGCATCCATCAATTTTGATATAACTGGAAATCAATTTCAACTTGCTGAGGTAATCGGCTATTCGGGACAGTTTGAGGAACGCAGTCTGATTGTTAATAAAGGCAAAAACGATATGGTGATACCCGGTTCTGCGGTGATCGCCGGAAATGGTATCGTAGGCAAAATAATATCTGTAACCGATACATACAGCATCATTTTACCCTTTTCTAATCCCCGCTTTCAAGTTCCGGTAATGAGCCAAAATAATGGCGTTCAAGGCATACTACAATCCGATATTGCGGGAAACATCCTTATGAACATGGTAAAACTGGGTTCTGAAATTGCCGCCGGAGATACTATCGTAACTTCAAATCTCTCCAGACTATTTCCCAAAGGTTTTCCGGTTGGAACGATAATCCGTATAAGAGAATCGGCAGATAACCTGTTTCTAAGTGCTGAAATTAGCCCCTTCACATTAGTTGAAAACCTTGAACACGTGTAT